One genomic region from Antedon mediterranea chromosome 3, ecAntMedi1.1, whole genome shotgun sequence encodes:
- the LOC140044107 gene encoding cell adhesion molecule 3-like: MFTRHKRYFIHVEIAVFVCFVINSLATRISQHPVDVTVREGDKVELSCKIRRLRENQEVWWYKNTSELSHGRVILQDPVDSRYTVTSFPDGLTSIYVLQIYPTTRSDNGVYTCKIVSDADIVLESENASVIILEVPRQRYPECRAEQDTFIVNDLVSLNCSTEIIQPTVSLSWSLDNTIVDSEIYITDKIKTIQYKFRAMKTDNRKSFLCVLKSDMLMYSRNCSIGPVNMLYKPTVKIHSTSNTVIAGREVFIACNSDANPLVREYKWKISPDMPHKYVHIDKESTQVLRIVNISTDQNNTIVSCTAENEVGSGFDQVKLFVEGKEQVKESHPENLPENVSSVGISLPLPILIACAITSIVLILITVIVPLYFLCICKKGRKTEAELNVPINITEMQEILQPDYYFEPRDRVLPRVPDNDRQFTWKKHIGVQVPDDNYDIASTFYMYLTLNEPKRSRHIEHYRHYHTLNPMRF, encoded by the coding sequence atgtttACAAGACACAAACGTTATTTTATACACGTGGAGATCgctgtatttgtttgttttgttattaattCCTTAGCAACTCGCATTTCTCAACATCCTGTCGATGTGACGGTCAGAGAGGGTGACAAAGTGGAGCTATCATGTAAGATTCGACGATTAAGAGAGAACCAGGAAGTCTGGTGGTACAAGAATACTTCGGAACTGAGTCATGGAAGAGTTATTTTGCAAGACCCGGTAGATTCTCGTTATACTGTTACTTCTTTTCCAGATGGCCTTACTTCTATCTATGTTTTACAAATCTATCCAACTACTCGATCCGATAATGGAGTTTATACTTGCAAAATAGTTTCTGATGCAGATATTGTTCTGGAGTCTGAAAACGCTTCTGTTATAATTTTGGAAGTTCCACGGCAACGTTACCCCGAATGCAGAGCAGAACAAGACACATTCATAGTCAATGACTTGGTTTCGCTAAATTGTAGCACAGAAATAATTCAACCGACTGTAAGTCTGTCCTGGAGCCTAGACAATACTATTGTTGATAGTGAAATATATATTactgataaaataaaaacaattcagTACAAATTTCGTGCTATGAAAACCGACAACCGTAAATCTTTTCTGTGTGTATTGAAATCGGATATGTTAATGTATTCCAGGAATTGCTCTATTGGTCCCGTTAACATGCTATACAAACCAACTGTAAAAATACACAGTACGTCTAATACAGTTATCGCGGGACGTGAGGTTTTTATAGCATGTAATAGTGACGCCAATCCGCTTGTTAGAGAATATAAATGGAAAATATCACCAGATATGCCGCATAAGTATGTTCATATTGATAAGGAGTCTACACAGGTTCTAAGAATTGTAAATATATCAACTGatcaaaacaatacaattgttTCTTGTACAGCAGAAAATGAAGTTGGAAGTGGATTTGATCAGGTTAAGCTTTTTGTCGAAGGCAAAGAACAAGTGAAAGAATCACACCCTGAAAATTTACCAGAAAATGTATCATCTGTTGGAATAAGCCTACCATTACCGATACTTATTGCATGTGCTATCACAAGCATTGTTCTTATCCTTATAACTGTTAttgtaccattatattttctgtGTATATGTAAAAAAGGGAGGAAAACAGAAGCTGAATTAAATGTTCCTATCAATATAACTGAAATGCAAGAAATATTACAACCTGATTATTATTTCGAACCACGTGATCGAGTTCTTCCTAGAGTACCAGATAATGACAGACAGTTCACTTGGAAAAAACATATTGGTGTTCAAGTTCctgatgataattatgatatagCTTCTACTTTCTATATGTATTTGACGCTGAATGAACCTAAGCGTTCAAGGCATATTGAACATTATCGGCACTATCATACATTAAATCCTATGCGCTTTTAA